One genomic window of Fusarium fujikuroi IMI 58289 draft genome, chromosome FFUJ_chr01 includes the following:
- a CDS encoding related to autophagy protein Atg27, whose product MHRPDLLAFLLPLLAAPVFAAETLDCGKIRADGHTFDLSKLGGPHSVLTTRFKPSPPEHYNTTYTLDICKPLKKKGGKKDEECPNGTRVCGITHLLKSGEKETDEITNVIAIAGNLENVGGSRFDATPTRLKTSDSTSDKDKEGVRLVLTGGRDPLKGDIKKTDQKAIIEFLCDPKKEGTEGEWVTSDQYEKRADDDKKEGDGDDKDEGESMIEHQLKHDNASLIWNSFDDEEKVRVLRLTWYTKYACEKPEDNGGSGDDDSSSSHWGFFTWFIIIAFLGIAGYLIFSSWINFTRYGARGWDLLPHSDTIRDIPYLLKDWIRRVLNTVQGTGSRGGYSAV is encoded by the exons ATGCATCGGCCGGATCTGTTGGCTTTTCTACTGCCTCTGCTAGCAGCTCCAGTTTTCGCCGCGGAAACTCTAGACTGCGGAAAGATTCGCGCAGATGGCCATACTTTTGATCTTTCTAAGCTTGGTGGACCTCATTCGGTCCTGACGACGCGATTCAAGCCCAGTCCTCCCGAACATTACAACACAACTTATACGTTAGATATCTGCAAgcctttgaagaagaagggtggcAAGAAGGACGAAGAATGTCCAAACGGCACTCGAG TTTGCGGTATTACACACCTTCTCAAGTCTGGCGAGAAGGAGACAGATGAGATTACGAATGTCATCGCGATCGCAGGAAATCTCGAAAACGTTGGCGGCTCTCGATTCGATGCTACACCCACGCGACTCAAGACAAGCGACTCAACTTCCGATAAGGATAAAGAGGGCGTACGACTAGTCCTTACAGGAGGCAGAGATCCTCTCAAGGGTGATATCAAGAAGACCGATCAAAAGGCCATCATCGAGTTCCTATGCGATCCTAAAAAGGAGGGAACAGAGGGCGAGTGGGTTACTTCAGACCAGTACGAGAAACGAGCGGACGACGATAAGAAGGAAGGGGATGGTGATGATAAGGATGAGGGCGAGTCTATGATCGAGCACCAGCTGAAGCATGACAATGCGTCGCTTATTTGGAAtagctttgatgatgaggaaaaGGTCAGGGTTCTGCGCTTGACATGGTATACTAAGTATGCCTGCGAAAAGCCAGAGGACAACGGCGGTagcggtgatgatgacagctCAAGCTCCCACTGGGGCTTCTTCACCTGGTTTATCATCAT TGCTTTCTTGGGCATCGCCGGCTacctcatcttctcatcctggaTCAATTTCACGCGCTACGGCGCACGCGGCTGGGATCTTCTCCCCCACAGCGACACCATCCGCGATATTCCTTACCTACTTAAGGACTGGATCCGCCGTGTCCTCAACACCGTGCAGGGAACaggaagccgaggaggaTACAGCGCGGTCTAG
- a CDS encoding related to positive cofactor 2, whose product MAPVGPIVHQNVANKVKRPVPPGIQTNGAITSSKSSPSPSMSAKKPPPSAKQPPHSASDRAITASTVRPVNRARRETASQLQGRHSRNSAGLRSASLAADHSGHDAEPRPYIVTDSYILNKFAGRPPSLVCHLHTTHFRFDNQDGVRTIPHDLLSYFTDAGVPFYDGCLIVQVHDHKSLAQAKNVAKPTKGKGSMMPSSIHNYNQCLTPSPNVPFPKENLSNGDGSSKGNDVAEKENAPVMPASEEQKDRATKPRVFTMVLHPTAESLQMDLLIKASTPRGLGDGLGQPPSTPMSLIPPTPTAGTMPPPAKRQKREKTELDSSNIHAAEGQILLATNAPLVLEPTKNLEETIILMEAMSHPKHAEAPPQPKTRKRTVAEMAADEAAAAETERFMLVADERLAPNANGAQNGGTADGDASGGASAFEPRFERFKVLAEISREHAEKKEQEKLKQLENDRKLQQAKQQQQQDAVALAQKQNAEQERLRREAAAREAQMRQAEAQRQAQARAQAANQNSQNNQNAQRVNGNQPQHGHPQNNVVTNGVNNAAVGTPQMANNMPPQAQPRFQAQITQPPASSPVAGQGTPQHMSSPMVASVPMQQTNSGMANSPPRPSSVVQNAAAMSVPMAHNMSSRGSQQSHPSGTPRIPHSTPNMTQGTPINRPAMVATPRMSQASPPPAMMAQNSQPGQGMMMNGQAMNQMNPQYAAQLAQQRAVQQQQQMAMQNGLNSGNMSHMSPQQQQQMMQAMQRQLMATQQAQQQGNMISPQQQQQLAAQYAQQMQNMSGNQIRQFTPQMQAQFQQMMRMNQVNGQMGNSPMQRQVSGQMMPNGMNLQAFQAMQQQRQQQAQQQGNMMSPQQQQQVQQQQQAQQQMGQMGQQNPIQAQMQQQARLLFSRMMPAVAQKYGGQEHIPPDVIEKMKTQSMGQAQSLMQASMAQRRQQQQMMQQQQQQQQQQQMHQQQMQQQQMQQMQQMQGMNGMMGGPQGM is encoded by the exons ATGGCGCCAGTTGGACCTATAGTCCATCAAAATGTCGCCAACAAAGTGAAGCGCCCAGTACCTCCTGGTATCCAGACGAATGGCGCTATAACATCCTCAAAATCATCCCCATCCCCATCAATGTCGGCAAAGAAACCTCCGCCGAGTGCCAAGCAACCGCCGCATTCGGCGAGCGACAGGGCCATTACCGCATCAACCGTCCGACCTGTCAACAGAGCCCGACGAGAAACCGCATCGCAGTTGCAGGGCCGGCACTCTAGGAATAGTGCTGGCCTACGATCAGCGTCATTAGCGGCAGACCACTCTGGCCACGACGCGGAACCTCGACCCTATA TTGTTACAGACTCCTATATCCTGAACAAATTTGCCGGCCGACCTCCCTCTCTTGTCTGCCATCTACACACAACACATTTCCGATTCGATAATCAAGATGGCGT CCGGACGATCCCCCATGATCTTCTTTCCTACTTCACCGATGCCGGTGTGCCCTTCTATGATGGATGTCTCATTGTTCAAGTTCACGACCACAAGTCTCTTGCGCAAGCGAAGAACGTTGCCAAACCCACAAAAGGAAAGGGTTCCATGATGCCGTCTTCCATCCATAACTATAACCAATGTCTCACACCATCGCCGAATGTTCCTTTTCCTAAAGAGAATTTGTCAAATGGAGATGGAAGCTCAAAAGGGAATGATGTGGCTGAAAAAGAAAATGCCCCCGTCATGCCAGCGTCTGAGGAGCAAAAGGACAGGGCGACCAAGCCACGGGTCTTTACCATGGTGCTCCATCCGACGGCCGAAAGTTTACAGATGGACCTGTTAATAAAAGCTTCCACCCCGCGAGGACTGGGTGATGGCCTTGGCCAACCCCCGTCCACACCAATGTCACTTATTCCCCCGACACCTACAGCTGGTACCATGCCGCCACCCGCAAAGCGCCAGAAACGTGAAAAGACAGAGCTCGACAGCAGCAATATTCATGCTGCAGAGGGGCAGATCCTGTTGGCAACAAACGCGCCATTGGTGCTTGAGCCTACTAAGAACCTTGAAGAAACAATTATCCTAATGGAGGCAATGAGTCACCCCAAGCATGCAGAGGCTCCACCTCAACCCAAAACACGCAAACGAACTGTTGCTGAGATGGCTGCGGACGAAGCCGCTGCTGCAGAGACAGAACGCTTCATGCTGGTTGCCGACGAGCGTCTTGCACCAAATGCGAATGGAGCGCAGAACGGTGGCACAGCCGATGGCGATGCCTCAGGCGGTGCATCAGCATTCGAACCTCGATTCGAGCGATTTAAGGTTTTGGCTGAGATCAGTCGAGAAcatgccgagaagaaggaacaaGAGAAGCTTAAGCAGCTGGAGAATGACAGGAAATTGCAACAAGCgaaacagcaacagcagcaagatgcGGTTGCGCTGGCTCAGAAACAAAACGCTGAACAAGAAAGACTCCGACGGGAGGCCGCTGCGAGAGAAGCCCAGATGCGACAGGCAGAAGCTcaacgacaagctcaagctcgcgCCCAAGCGGCGAATCAGAACAGCCAGAACAACCAAAATGCTCAGAGGGTCAACGGGAACCAACCACAACACGGACATCCTCAGAACAATGTCGTCACCAACGGAGTCAATAACGCAGCTGTGGGAACGCCTCAAATGGCTAATAATATGCCTCCGCAAGCACAACCCCGCTTCCAGGCTCAGATTACTCAACCACCGGCGTCTTCTCCAGTTGCTGGCCAAGGTACACCTCAGCATATGTCGTCTCCTATGGTTGCCAGCGTCCCAATGCAACAGACCAACTCTGGGATGGCAAACAGCCCCCCTCGGCCGTCTTCTGTCGTGCAAAACGCCGCAGCAATGTCTGTCCCTATGGCTCATAACATGTCTTCTAGGGGCAGCCAACAGAGCCATCCCTCCGGCACACCAAGAATACCTCATTCAACGCCCAACATGACACAAGGTACTCCGATCAACAGGCCTGCCATGGTGGCAACTCCTCGCATGAGCCAGGCAAGCCCTCCACCAGCTATGATGGCACAGAACTCGCAGCCAGGTCAaggcatgatgatgaatggcCAGGCCATGAACCAAATGAACCCACAATATGCGGCTCAATTGGCACAACAACGTGCTgtgcagcaacagcagcagatggCCATGCAAAACGGTCTTAACAGTGGCAACATGAGCCATATGAgccctcagcaacaacagcagatgATGCAAGCAATGCAAAGGCAACTGATGGCTACGCAACAGGCACAGCAGCAGGGTAACATGATAAgccctcaacagcagcagcagttggCGGCTCAATATGCTCAGCAAATGCAGAACATGTCGGGCAACCAGATACGACAGTTCACCCCTCAAATGCAGGCACAGTTCCAACAGATGATGCGCATGAACCAAGTTAATGGCCAGATGGGCAATAGTCCTATGCAGCGTCAAGTCAGCGGACAGATGATGCCTAACGGCATGAACCTGCAAGCTTTCCAGGCGATGCAGCAGCAACGGCAGCAGCAGGCCCAACAACAGGGCAACATGATGAgccctcagcagcagcaacaagtccagcagcagcagcaggctcAACAACAAATGGGGCAGATGGGACAACAAAATCCAATTCAAGCGCAAATGCAACAACAGGCCAGGCTGCTTTTTAGTAGGATGATGCCAGCAGTAGCTCAGAAATATGGTGGCCAAGAACATATTCCGCCAGACGTGATCGAGAAAATGAAGACGCAGAGCATGGGACAAGCTCAGAGCCTTATGCAAGCGTCAATGGCGCAGCGCcgacagcaacagcagatgatgcagcagcagcaacagcagcagcagcaacaacaaatgcaccaacagcagatgcaacagcagcagatgCAACAGATGCAGCAAATGCAGGGGATGAATGGAATGATGGGTGGTCCCCAGGGGATGTGA
- a CDS encoding related to eukaryotic translation initiation factor EIF-2B subunit 3, producing the protein MPSTGLQALILCGPGSSFPTFTSNPDESPKALLPIANRPMVWYALDFCYRMGITDINLVCPPTASEAISTALNTNLHLTALPLPRPDILSPVDLDQNTGTAEILRLPEIRKIITGDFVVLPCDLVCELGGDKLLQSWMVKSASLTDMLGTARLSNGHRSVHSGALGVWYDTKAVAPIKKEETDFIATTPLPSSPVTPSKGSLFSNLSKLVYSMPTDSLRDLTEDKGSLPIRHGLLRAHSRVRMFTTHRDAHIYIFPRWVLDFVKDNERMESIGEDVVGWWAKAGWQSGLAEKLKLESACAQGRVEETKDDERPSSPSRVSTPDNIQSDWNPYGDTTAETSVPSIAVDDEPSAAEKSKSFQVPPIVAYVHPGGSSAPLIRRVDTAQLLLAISLQLAKLPSLEETGGESPSPYAHAKKIAYPEGVKARTTITQKDSLIAENVTVEEKTSIKETVIGAGSQINEGAKLSQCLLMEGVVVGKACKLTRCIIGKRAVIGDGSVLTDCEVQENLLVEARTEDKDNKLMSSEGLEATEAEMEEVLQDMEADAEQAVMD; encoded by the exons ATGCCGTCAACTGGGCTTCAAGCCCTTATTCTTTGCGGGCCTGGCTCGTCATTCCCAACATTCACCTCTAACCCCGATGAGAGCCCCAAGGCCCTCCTCCCTATTGCAAACCGACCTATGGTCTGGTACGCGCTTGATTTCTGCTATCGAATGGGCATCACAG ACATAAATCTTGTCTGTCCTCCTACAGCATCCGAGGCTATCTCAACTGCTCTGAACACTAACCTTCATCTAACTGCGCTGCCTTTGCCGCGACCCGACATTCTCTCACCAGTAGATCTTGATCAAAACACAGGCACTGCTGAGATCCTACGGCTGCCAGAGATTAGGAAGATTATCACTGGTGACTTTGTGGTACTCCCTTGTGACTTGGTCTGCGAACTTGGAGGAGACAAGCTTCTACAATCATGGATGGTCAAGTCAGCTAGTCTGACAGACATGCTTGGAACTGCCAGACTTTCCAATGGCCATCGATCAGTTCACAGCGGCGCACTTGGCGTTTGGTACGACACAAAGGCAGTTGCAcctatcaagaaggaggagacaGACTTCATTGCGACAACCCCATTGCCTTCATCTCCTGTTACACCATCAAAGggatctctcttctcaaactTGTCAAAGCTGGTGTACTCCATGCCAACCGACTCCTTGAGAGATTTGACAGAAGACAAGGGCTCACTTCCCATTCGACACGGCTTGTTGCGTGCTCATTCTCGTGTACGAATGTTCACGACACACCGAGATGCCCACATCTACATCTTCCCTCGATGGGTTCTCGATTTTGTCAAGGATAACGAGCGAATGGAGAGTATTGGTGAGGATGTTGTCGGATGGTGGGCGAAGGCTGGCTGGCAATCCGGTCTTGCcgagaagttgaagctggagagTGCCTGTGCCCAAGGTCGGGTTGAGGAGACCAAGGACGATGAACGACCCAGCTCGCCTTCCCGAGTTTCCACACCAGATAACATCCAAAGTGATTGGAACCCATACGGAGACACGACTGCCGAGACATCAGTGCCGAGTATTGCAGTTGATGACGAACCGTCAGCTGCTGAGAAGTCGAAATCATTCCAAGTCCCGCCGATCGTTGCCTATGTCCACCCGGGCGGGAGCTCAGCTCCTTTGATTCGTCGTGTGGACACGGCACAGCTGTTGCTCGCTATTTCACTTCAGCTAGCCAAGCTTCCATCACTCGAAGAGACAGGCGGAGagtcaccatcaccataTGCACATGCAAAGAAGATCGCTTACCCTGAAGGCGTTAAAGCACGCACGACAATCACACAAAAGGACAGCCTCATTGCGGAAAATGTCACtgtggaggagaagaccTCTATCAAAGAGACTGTGATCGGCGCCGGTTCGCAGATCAACGAGGGTGCCAAGCTCTCTCAGTGTCTACTGATGGAAGGAGTTGTTGTTGGAAAGGCATGCAAGCTGACACGTTGTATTATTGGAAAGAGAGCAGTCATCGGAGATGGATCTGTTTTGACCGACTGTGAGGTCCAGGAGAATCTGCTCGTTGAAGCTCGAA CtgaggacaaggacaacaagCTCATGAGCTCTGAGGGTTTGGAGGCCACAGAAgctgagatggaggaagTCCTCCAGGACATGGAGGCTGACGCCGAGCAAGCAGTGATGGATTAA
- a CDS encoding related to Y.lipolytica GPR1 protein and Fun34p, whose product MAATTEHSEQFNEKHDGLNGFDPEAQRLESLNRLRTAQSVQMSPELFEKLYLSPMNQVKGDLRQTFGNPTPIALVGFLLAFTPLTCDLMGWRGAGGSGAASNAVYVFMGGLLMIIGGILEWVLGNSFPACVFCSFGGFWFSYGGTLIPAFAAYASYAPADATSSAEGLATQGFNASLAFWLLFMGVLSFIFLICAFRTNVVFVMIFFSLTFCFLMITAAFWALADDFTGNAKLAQKLLVAGGAFGFVTCMSGWYILIAVLFAIVDFPIQIPVGDLSTVIKGHSEKARRA is encoded by the exons ATGGCCGCTACCACCGAGCACAGCGAGCAATTCAACGAGAAGCACGATGGTCTTAATGGCTTCGACCCTGAGGCTCAACGCCTGGAGAGCCTGAATAGGTTGCGAACTGCCCAGAGTGTTCAGATGAGCCCTGAGTTGTTTGAGAAGCTTTACCTTTCGCCTATGAACCAGGTCAAGGGAGATCTTCGACAGACATTTGGAAACCCTACACCTAT TGCTCTTGTtggcttcctcctcgctTTCACACCCCTGACCTGCGATCTCATGGGCTGGCGAGGCGCTGGCGGCAGTGGTGCTGCCTCAAA TGCCGTCTACGTCTTCATGGGCGGTCTTCTCATGATCATCGGTGGTATTCTCGAATGGGTCCTGGGCAACAGTTTCCCAGCCTGCGTCTTCTGCTCCTTCGGTGGTTTCTGGTTCTCCTACGGTGGCACCCTCATCCCTGCTTTTGCTGCCTACGCCTCTTATGCTCCCGCCGATGCCACATCTTCTGCTGAGGGTCTTGCTACCCAAGGTTTCAACGCCAGTCTTG CTTTCTGGCTGCTCTTCATGGGTGTCttgtccttcatcttcctcatctgcgCTTTCCGAACCaacgtcgtcttcgtcatgatcttcttcagcttgactttctgcttcttgatgatcaCTGCTGCCTTCTGGGCTCTGGCCGATGACTTCACTGGAAATGCAAAGCTCGCACAAAAGCTCCTCGTG GCCGGTGGTGCCTTTGGATTCGTAACATGCATGTCTGGCTGGTACATCCTCATTGCTGTCCTCTTCGCCATCGTCGACTTCCCCATCCAAATCCCCGTTGGCGACTTGTCCACTGTCATCAAGGGACACAGCGAGAAGGCTCGTCGTGCTTAA
- a CDS encoding probable acetylornithine aminotransferase precursor: protein MALRLPLRARLASCAGVARPRMVRRSFASLPNADVASDSKSAAIVNEHAPYMVATYARPPPVFVKGKGSWLWDAEDRKFLDFTAGIAVNGLGHCDPEFTRILNEQAQTLVHASNLYYNPWTGALSKLLVEKTLESGAMHNAASVFVCNSGSEANEAAIKFARKAGKVVDPSGEKVEIVSFNNGFHGRTMGSLSATPNPKYQKPFSPMVPGFKTGNYNDVAGINDLVTEKTCGVIVEPIQGEGGVTPATEEFLVALAKRCREVGAVLIYDEIQSGLGRTGSLWAHGNLPKEAHPDVLTTAKALGNGFPIGAVLVTQDVSDKMKVGDHGTTFGGNPLACRLAHYIVGRLSDKQLQADVRAKSEIFKKRFAKLQSQYPDLVTEVRGRGLILGLQLSEDPTAIIKAARERGLLIISAGVNTLRFVPSLTVTDEEINQGLDIVEAAIAATR, encoded by the exons ATGGCTCTGCGACTCCCCCTCCGAGCTCGATTGGCGTCCTGCGCTGGCGTCGCCCGCCCTCGAATGGTCCGCCGAAGTTTCGCTTCGCTACCAAATGCCGACGTCGCGTCCGATTCCAAGAGCGCTGCCATCGTGAACGAGCATGCGCCTTACATGGTCGCCACATATGCCCGTCCTCCGCCTGTTTTTGTCAAGGGAAAGGGTTCGTGGCTGTGGGATGCTGAGGACCGAAAGTTCTTGGACTTTACAGCCGGTATCGCTGTCAATGGCCTTGGCCATTGCGATCCTGAGTTTACTCGAATCTTGAACGAGCAG GCCCAAACTCTCGTCCACGCCTCCAACCTCTACTACAACCCATGGACCGGCGCCCTCTCCAAACTCCTCGTCGAAAAAACCCTCGAGTCAGGTGCCATGCACAATGCCGCCTCAGTCTTCGTCTGCAACTCCGGCTCCGAAGCCAACGAAGCCGCTATCAAGTTCGCCCGCAAAGCCGGAAAGGTCGTCGATCCCTCGGGCGAGAAAGTCGAGATCGTCTCGTTCAACAATGGTTTCCACGGCCGAACTATGGGCAGCTTGTCCGCGACACCGAACCCCAAGTACCAGAAGCCCTTTTCGCCCATGGTTCCTGGCTTCAAGACGGGAAATTACAACGATGTTGCTGGAATCAATGACTTGGTCACTGAGAAGACATGTGGTGTTATTGTTGAACCTATTCAGGGCGAGGGTGGTGTTACTCCTGCGACTGAGGAGTTCCTTGTTGCGCTAGCGAAGCGATGTCGTGAGGTCGGTGCTGTCCTTATCTACGATGAGATTCAGTCTGGTCTCGGTCGAACAGGATCTCTTTGGGCTCACGGTAACTTGCCCAAGGAGGCTCATCCTGATGTCCTCACAACAGCCAAGGCTCTCGGAAATGGTTTCCCCATTGGCGCCGTGCTTGTTACGCAGGATGTGTCTGATAAGATGAAGGTCGGTGACCACGGCACCACATTTGGCGGAAACCCTCTTGCTTGTCGTCTGGCGCACTACATTGTCGGTCGTCTCTCCGACAAGCAGCTCCAAGCCGACGTTCGCGCCAAGtccgagatcttcaagaagcGCTTCGCCAAGCTCCAGAGCCAATATCCCGATCTTGTCACAGAGGTCCGTGGGCGAGGTCTGATCCTAGGCCTCCAGTTGTCTGAGGATCCTACAGCCATTATCAAGGCTGCCCGTGAGCGGGGACTACTCATCATTAGTGCTGGCGTCAACACATTGCGATTTGTGCCGAGCTTGACTGTTACAGATGAGGAGATCAACCAGGGATTGGATATTGTGGAGGCTGCCATTGCTGCTACTCGGTAA
- a CDS encoding probable glutamate decarboxylase → MSLVQHSSSEAASPVPIIETDDQGRPVKSSTNGYFPSSGQHLPSSANGTVTPSFIDNMSHLSVVRGRDDSDAASIRSTSSRTSRKPQMQLASYQDEFTTSVYGSRFAGMDLPRHHMPENEMPRDIAYRMIKDDLSLDNNPMLNLASFVTTYMEDEAEKLMAESFSKNFIDYEEYPQSADIQNRCVNMIGDLFHAPPGESVGTSTVGSSEAIMLAVLAMKKRWKNRRQAEGKSTEHPNIVMSSAVQVCWEKATRYFEIDEKLVYCTPDRFVMDPDEAVDLCDENTIGMCAILGTTYTGEYEDIKAINDLLVERNLDVPIHVDAASGGFVAPFVVPDLEWDFRCEKVVSINVSGHKYGLVYPGVGWVIWRSPEYLPQELVFNINYLGADQSSFTLNFSKGASQVIGQYYQLIRLGKHGYRAIMSNLTRTADYLTETLENLGFVIMSERSGAGLPLVAFRFRTVEEGGDPDRYYDEFALAHHLRSRGWVVPAYTMAPNSGVKMLRVVVREDFTKSRCDQLICDVKLCHGLLKETDQESIKKREEYIRNHISAMGRGKHAHPVYKGESHSLQGKTGKTHAIC, encoded by the exons atGAGTCTCGTACAACATTCATCAAGTGAGGCTGCCTCACCTGTTCCCATCATCGAGACAGACGACCAAGGAAGACCCGTAAAGTCAAGTACAAACGGTTACTTCCCCTCCAGCGGCCAACATCTCCCTTCTTCTGCCAACGGAACTGTTACTCCTTCGTTCATCGACAACATGTCTCATCTCTCTGTTGTCCGTGGGAGAGACGACTCTGACGCTGCGTCTATCCGCTCCACGAGCTCTCGCACCTCGAGAAAGCCTCAGATGCAGCTTGCGAGCTACCAGGATGAGTTCACCACCAGCGTCTACGGCTCTCGCTTTGCGGGCATGGACCTCCCCAGGCATCATATGCCCGAGAATGAGATGCCCCGCGACATTGCCTATCGCATGATCAAGGATGATCTGAGTCTCGACAACAACCCCATGCTCAA CTTGGCATCATTTGTCACTACTTACATG gaagatgaagccgaAAAGCTCATGGCCGAGTCCTTCTCTAAAAACTTCATCGATTACGAGGAGTACCCTCAATCCGCCGACATTCAGAACCGCTGTGTCAACATGATCGGTGATCTCTTCCACGCTCCTCCCGGCGAATCAGTCGGTACATCTACAGTTGGTTCATCAGAAGCCATCATGCTTGCTGTCCTGGCCATGAAGAAGCGCTGGAAGAACCGCAGACAAGCTGAGGGAAAGAGCACCGAGCACCCCAACATTGTCATGTCATCTGCTGTGCAGGTCTGTTGGGAAAAGGCCACTCGATATTtcgagattgatgagaagcTCGTTTACTGCACTCCTGATCGATTCGTAATGGATCCTGACGAGGCTGTTGATCTGTGTGATGAGAACACCATTGGTATGTGCGCTATTCTCGGAACCACCTACACTGGTGAGTACGAGgatatcaaggccatcaatgATCTCCTGGTTGAGCGAAATCTCGACGTTCCCATTCACGTCGATGCTGCCAGTGGCGGTTTTGTCGCACCCTTCGTGGTCCCTGACCTAGAATGGGATTTCCGATGTGAAAAGGTCGTCTCCATCAACGTCTCAGGCCACAAGTACGGTCTTGTGTATCCTGGTGTTGGTTGGGTTATCTGGCGATCTCCCGAGTATCTTCCCCAAGAGctcgtcttcaacatcaactacCTCGGAGCCGACCAATCCTCTTTCaccctcaacttctccaagGGTGCATCACAGGTCATTGGTCAGTATTACCAGCTCATCCGTCTCGGAAAGCATGGTTACCGTGCTATCATGAGCAACCTCACCCGCACTGCCGACTACCTCACAGAAACCCTTGAGAACTTGGGTTTCGTCATCATGTCAGAACGATCTGGAGCTGGTCTCCCCCTCGTTGCCTTCCGCTTCAGGACTGTTGAAGAGGGCGGTGATCCTGATCGCTACTACGACGAGTTTGCTCTCGCTCACCACCTTCGTTCTCGAGGTTGGGTCGTCCCTGCTTACACAATGGCCCCCAACTCTGGTGTCAAGATGTTGCGAGTTGTTGTCCGAGAGGACTTCACAAAGAGTCGATGTGACCAGCTCATCTGCGATGTCAAGCTGTGCCACGGCCTTCTCAAGGAGACAGACCAGGAGTCTATTAAGAAGCGCGAGGAGTACATCAGGAATCACATTTCTGCCATGGGTCGTGGAAAGCATGCCCACCCTGTTTACAAG GGCGAGTCGCATTCCCTCCAGGGCAAGACTGGCAAGACACATGCTATTTGCTAG